A part of Gramella sp. MAR_2010_147 genomic DNA contains:
- a CDS encoding ester cyclase, translated as MKTTVLLFVFIISGITMAYTQNQTEKNIQMYSQAWDEIINNGEINAINTSNFDENIVLVSNPENIKGIEAFKAYYQNFLTGFSNIKFDIINIFGQDDNIVKHWRFRGEHSGDFFGIPATGKSIDMEGVTLVKMKNGKILEEHDFLDNMDFMAQLGLISDPKNIDMIDSLYKAFAAGDVPAALSNMHPEIEWNEAEGNKYADGNPYIGPDAVVKGVFGRIMTEHEYFSLKDIELHEMSNNQVFASLRYDGKWKTGKAYNVQAAHLWTLEDGKITAFQQYVDTRKLAETDTN; from the coding sequence ATGAAAACTACAGTACTTCTCTTCGTCTTTATAATTTCAGGCATTACGATGGCCTACACGCAAAATCAAACTGAAAAAAATATCCAGATGTACTCCCAGGCCTGGGATGAGATCATTAATAATGGAGAAATTAACGCGATCAATACTTCAAACTTTGATGAAAATATTGTTCTTGTTAGCAATCCTGAAAATATCAAGGGTATTGAGGCTTTTAAAGCCTATTACCAAAATTTCCTTACTGGCTTTTCAAATATCAAATTTGATATTATTAATATTTTTGGACAGGATGATAATATCGTGAAACACTGGAGGTTTCGTGGCGAACATTCCGGTGATTTCTTCGGAATTCCAGCTACAGGAAAAAGTATAGATATGGAGGGAGTGACTTTGGTAAAAATGAAAAATGGCAAAATTCTGGAAGAACATGATTTTTTGGACAATATGGATTTTATGGCTCAGCTGGGCTTAATTTCAGATCCAAAGAACATCGATATGATTGACTCTCTATATAAGGCATTCGCAGCCGGGGATGTTCCTGCAGCACTTAGCAACATGCATCCCGAGATAGAATGGAATGAAGCAGAGGGTAATAAATATGCTGATGGCAATCCATATATTGGTCCCGATGCAGTTGTAAAGGGGGTTTTTGGCAGAATCATGACAGAGCATGAATACTTCAGTTTAAAAGATATTGAGTTACATGAGATGAGTAACAATCAGGTTTTTGCAAGTCTTCGCTATGATGGCAAGTGGAAAACCGGAAAAGCCTATAACGTCCAGGCAGCACATTTATGGACGCTTGAAGACGGGAAGATCACCGCTTTTCAGCAATATGTTGACACCAGGAAACTGGCAGAAACCGATACTAATTAA
- a CDS encoding class I SAM-dependent methyltransferase: MKNEKDIAIEFNEFSKNYTNDMIGCVPHYRDLVSSFGKFLPRDLNPEAILDLGCGNGNITAQLIPHFPEAVFNLVDASSEMLDLCRKQFNNYTVNFHNSYFKDFCFQKDHYDLVVAGFSLHHCNTKEKQSLFRKIYSSLKSGGVFCYSDLMINKTNPAHPALLKEWGDFVNSNFPGGEKWDWVMEHYRIYDKPEDYHLQIEWLEQAGFNNIQIPYRDGYWIYLQAVK; encoded by the coding sequence GTGAAGAATGAGAAGGACATAGCTATAGAATTTAATGAATTCTCAAAAAATTACACCAACGATATGATTGGCTGTGTACCTCATTACCGTGATCTGGTTTCGAGTTTTGGTAAATTTCTTCCCAGGGATCTTAATCCGGAGGCTATTTTAGATCTTGGATGCGGGAATGGTAATATCACAGCTCAATTAATTCCGCATTTTCCAGAGGCTGTATTTAATCTGGTAGATGCTTCTTCAGAAATGCTTGATTTATGTCGTAAGCAGTTCAATAATTACACTGTTAATTTTCATAACTCTTATTTTAAAGATTTTTGCTTTCAAAAGGATCATTACGATCTTGTGGTAGCCGGTTTTAGCCTGCACCACTGTAATACGAAAGAAAAACAATCGCTTTTCAGAAAAATTTATTCATCCTTAAAAAGCGGAGGTGTCTTCTGCTATAGCGATCTTATGATAAATAAAACAAATCCTGCTCATCCAGCATTGTTAAAGGAATGGGGGGATTTTGTGAATTCTAACTTTCCCGGCGGAGAAAAATGGGATTGGGTGATGGAACATTATCGTATATATGATAAGCCCGAAGATTATCATCTTCAAATAGAATGGCTTGAGCAAGCCGGGTTTAATAATATCCAAATTCCATATAGAGATGGCTACTGGATATATCTACAGGCCGTTAAATGA